One Kazachstania africana CBS 2517 chromosome 5, complete genome DNA window includes the following coding sequences:
- the GPI2 gene encoding phosphatidylinositol N-acetylglucosaminyltransferase (similar to Saccharomyces cerevisiae GPI2 (YPL076W); ancestral locus Anc_8.545), whose amino-acid sequence MKEKEPWKRLLWIRQDYPDNYTDPNFLLYAEKLKEKSKRPPDFDYDYSQIRADFLELYHMVLNTCFIYITFTYINYYEYNPIPVTCIVTFFVILISNHKSEELASLLNFKSSMIMAFTILTLSPVLKSLSKTTASDSIWTLSFCLNMFYIYSLSSSPSSVMDGRGELIQNEKQSNLSTNILLANAAVLASRLISTTQVFCFLLISVQVNIIIPNLLNISNFKISLLTNLIVYSSITMRLGYKAAFIFLLISLASIIILPRLFYYWQVHCKRKDYEVLSLWDTKVPILN is encoded by the coding sequence atgaaagaaaaggagCCCTGGAAGCGATTGCTATGGATTAGACAGGACTATCCAGATAATTATACAGATCCCAACTTCCTATTATATGCGGAAAAGcttaaagaaaaatctaaAAGGCCACCAGATTTTGATTATGATTATTCACAAATACGAGCAGATTTTTTAGAACTTTATCATATGGTACTGAATACATGCTTCATTTATATCACATTCACGTATATCAACTACTACGAGTACAATCCAATTCCAGTCACATGCATTGTGACATTTTTTGTAATACTAATTTCCAATCACAAATCTGAGGAATTGGCATCTTTgttaaatttcaaatcgtCAATGATAATGGCATTTACAATATTAACCTTATCACCGGTGTTGAAATCACTTTCCAAGACTACGGCATCTGATTCCATTTGGACGTTGTCCTTCTGTTTGAACATGTTCTATATATACAGTTTATCCTCATCTCCGTCATCAGTTATGGACGGCAGGGGGGAATTGATACAGAATGAAAAACagtcaaatttatcaacaaatattttgttagCAAATGCTGCTGTGCTGGCCTCTAGATTGATCTCTACAACACAAGTCTTTTGTTTCCTATTGATTTCTGTGCAAGTtaatataataataccGAATTTACTGAACATTTccaatttcaagatatcaTTATTGACCAATCTGATTGTGTACTCATCTATTACGATGAGACTTGGATATAAAGCTGcatttatctttttattAATCTCATTAGCATCGATTATCATCTTACCGAGACTATTCTACTACTGGCAAGTTCACTGTAAACGTAAGGATTACGAAGTGTTGAGTCTATGGGATACTAAAGTACCGATCCTAAACTAA